In the genome of Coraliomargarita algicola, one region contains:
- a CDS encoding exodeoxyribonuclease III, with protein MATHKLLSWNVNGLRAVLKKGFLDFLANEQPDVLCLQETKISADLVDGFNFDDYPYVYWNCATKKGYSGTAILSKTKPLSVQYGLGIEKHDNEGRVITAEFQDYYLVTVYTPNSQNHDENKRPRRLDYRTSEWDVDFLAYLKNLEQSKPVIFCGDLNVAHTEIDLANPKTNRKNAGFTDEERARFDAIIEAGFIDTFRQINPDATERYSWWSYRAGARQRNIGWRIDYFCVSQALSERIAHVDILDQVIGSDHCPVLLQLS; from the coding sequence ATGGCAACCCATAAATTACTCTCATGGAATGTGAACGGCCTGCGGGCAGTTCTCAAAAAAGGCTTTCTCGATTTTCTAGCGAATGAGCAACCCGACGTGCTCTGCCTCCAGGAAACTAAAATTTCCGCCGACCTGGTCGATGGTTTCAACTTCGACGATTACCCCTACGTCTATTGGAACTGCGCCACAAAAAAGGGCTACTCCGGCACTGCGATTCTGTCGAAAACGAAACCACTCTCGGTGCAATACGGACTCGGCATCGAGAAACATGACAACGAAGGACGTGTCATCACAGCTGAATTTCAAGATTACTACTTGGTCACAGTCTACACCCCAAATTCACAGAACCACGACGAAAATAAGCGCCCACGCCGGCTCGACTATCGCACCAGCGAGTGGGATGTCGACTTTCTCGCCTACCTTAAGAATCTAGAACAAAGCAAGCCGGTCATCTTCTGCGGCGATCTCAATGTTGCACACACCGAGATCGATCTCGCCAACCCGAAAACCAATCGCAAAAACGCGGGTTTCACCGACGAAGAGCGCGCACGCTTCGATGCCATTATTGAAGCCGGCTTTATCGACACTTTCCGCCAAATCAACCCGGATGCAACGGAACGCTACAGTTGGTGGTCTTACCGCGCAGGCGCACGCCAAAGAAACATCGGGTGGCGCATTGACTACTTCTGCGTATCACAAGCACTCAGTGAACGTATTGCACATGTTGACATACTCGACCAAGTCATCGGCTCCGACCACTGCCCCGTGCTGCTACAATTGAGCTAA
- a CDS encoding type IV pilus modification PilV family protein has translation MKGIRLQRSTGFTLTEVVVSMGIFTIVIAGGLAGVRRGFDILHDSRNYTRVSQILQSEVETLRTLSWVELIELPADVEISVDTQFDTKAYDMYSVSRLIEEEQDDLRRVVVGVSYQNAQGREVTLQYVTFFAKGGVNDYYYRTI, from the coding sequence ATGAAAGGGATTCGACTACAACGTTCTACGGGATTCACTCTTACTGAGGTGGTCGTATCTATGGGCATTTTCACTATAGTGATTGCTGGAGGGCTTGCGGGTGTGCGCCGTGGCTTCGATATCCTGCACGACTCGCGTAATTACACTCGTGTCTCTCAAATTCTTCAAAGTGAGGTTGAGACATTGCGGACGCTGTCATGGGTGGAATTAATCGAGTTGCCGGCCGATGTTGAGATTTCGGTGGATACCCAGTTTGATACGAAGGCTTACGATATGTATTCCGTGAGTCGTCTGATTGAGGAGGAGCAGGATGATTTGCGTCGAGTCGTGGTGGGGGTGAGTTACCAAAATGCTCAAGGGCGCGAGGTGACGCTGCAATATGTTACATTCTTTGCCAAGGGTGGGGTGAACGACTATTATTATAGAACCATATGA
- a CDS encoding PilW family protein: MNLVAPCRRGFTLVELIVSTGVFGIVMASIVSTFIVFATSSTGVAAYTQMSRESRKALEYFSRDIRSASDVTTASQHHLIVKVPEDSFYNGGTVQYAFDEDMGIFSRIVRDKLGVVSSNEILLDGVEQFTFGFFDPLGESLEHSKESLLLSVKSVQIDAEMIRLVSQAQATDYIISARVMMRNRPVTK; this comes from the coding sequence ATGAATTTAGTAGCTCCTTGCCGTCGTGGTTTTACTTTGGTGGAGCTCATTGTGTCCACTGGCGTGTTCGGAATCGTGATGGCGTCGATCGTAAGTACATTTATCGTATTTGCTACTAGCTCCACCGGAGTGGCTGCCTATACACAAATGAGTCGTGAGAGTCGTAAAGCCCTGGAATACTTTTCGCGTGATATTCGTTCGGCTAGTGATGTGACGACAGCTTCGCAGCATCATTTGATTGTGAAAGTGCCTGAAGATTCGTTTTATAACGGTGGTACGGTGCAGTATGCTTTTGATGAGGACATGGGCATCTTTAGTCGCATTGTTCGGGACAAACTTGGTGTGGTTAGCTCGAACGAGATTTTGCTGGATGGCGTCGAGCAATTTACTTTTGGGTTCTTCGATCCTTTGGGGGAGTCGTTAGAGCACTCGAAGGAATCATTGCTGTTATCTGTTAAGAGTGTGCAGATCGATGCGGAAATGATCCGCCTGGTGTCGCAGGCGCAGGCAACGGATTATATTATTTCTGCCCGGGTTATGATGCGAAATCGTCCAGTCACCAAGTGA